A genomic window from Equus asinus isolate D_3611 breed Donkey chromosome 25, EquAss-T2T_v2, whole genome shotgun sequence includes:
- the NCF2 gene encoding neutrophil cytosol factor 2 isoform X1 yields MSLAEAISLWNEGVLAADKKDWKGALDAFTAIQDPHSRICFNIGCIHTILENMLEAEKAFAASINRDKHLAVAYFQRGMLYYRIEKYDSAIKDLKEALTQLRGNQLIDYKILGLQFKLFACEVLYNIAFMYAKKEEWKKAEEHLALASSMKSEPRHSKIDKAMECVWKQKLYEPVVIPVGRLFRPNEKQVAQLAKKDYLGKATVVASVVDQDSFSGFAPLQPQAAEPPPRPKTPESFRALEGEAHRVLFGFVPKTPEELQVMPGNIVFVLKKGNDNWATVMFNGQKGLVPCNYLEPVELWIHPQQQSQEETSPESDIPAPPSSGAPGRPQSTPGQKEKEEPKEVKISVPRPYTLKVHYKYTVVMETEPGLPYSQVRDMVSKKLELLPEHTKLSYRPRDSNELVPLSQENMKAAWGQVKNYCLTLWCENTVGDQGFPDESKGSEKSDANNLTKEPQIKEGSQVVALFSYEATQPEDLEFLEGDIILVLSMVNEEWLEGECKGKIGIFPKAFVEERATTDLESTPRRV; encoded by the exons ATGTCCCTGGCTGAGGCCATCAGCCTCTGGAATGAAGGGGTGCTAGCAGCCGACAAGAAAGACTGGAAGGGAGCCCTGGATGCCTTCACCGCCATCCAGGATCCTCACTCCAGGATTTGCTTTAACATCGGCTGCATACACACAATCCTGGAAAACATGCTGGAGGCAGAGAAG GCCTTCGCTGCAAGCATTAACCGAGACAAGCACTTGGCGGTGGCCTACTTCCAACGGGGGATGCTCTACTACCGGATAGAGAA aTATGATTCAGCTATTAAAGACCTTAAAGAGGCCTTGACTCAGCTTCGAGGGAACCAGCTGATAGACTACAAGATCCTGGGGCTACAGTTCAAGCTGTTTGCTTGTGAG GTGTTATATAATATTGCTTTCATGTATGCCAAGAAGGAGGAATGGAAAAAGGCTGAAGAACATTTAGCATTGGCTTCGAGCATGAAGTCGGAGCCCAGACATTCCAAAATTGACAAAGCCATGGAATGTGTCTGG AAACAGAAGCTGTACGAGCCGGTGGTGATCCCTGTGGGCAGGTTGTTTCGACCAAATGAGAAGCAGGTGGCTCAGCTGGCCAAGAAGGATTACCTGGGCAAGGCGACG GTCGTGGCATCTGTGGTGGATCAAGACAGTTTCTCGGGGTTTGCCCCTCTGCAGCCACAG GCAGCTGAGCCTCCGCCCAGACCCAAAACCCCAGAGAGCTTCAG GGCTCTGGAAGGGGAAGCTCACCGTGTGCTGTTTGGGTTTGTGCCTAAGACACCAGAGGAGCTCCAGGTCATGCCGGGGAACATCGTCTTTGTCTTGAAGAAGGGCAATGATAACTGGGCTACCGTCATGTTCAACGGGCAG AAGGGGCTTGTTCCCTGCAACTACCTTGAACCAGTTGAGCTGTGGATCCATCCTCAACAGCAGTCGCAG GAGGAAACTTCCCCAGAGTCCGATATTCCAGCTCCTCCCAGTTCCGGTGCTCCTGGAAGACCCCAGTCAACACCAG gtcagaaggaaaaagaagagccCAAG gaaGTAAAGATCAGTGTCCCCAGGCCCTACACGCTGAAGGTGCACTACAAATACACAGTGGTCATGGAGACGGAGCCTGGGCTCCCCTACAGCCAGGTGCGGGACATGGTGTCTAAGAAACTGGAACTCCTGCCAGAACACACTAAGCTGAG CTATCGGCCTAGGGACAGCAATGAGCTGGTGCCCCTTTCACAAGAGAACATGAAGGCTGCCTGGGGCCAAGTGAAAAACTACTGCTTGACCCTATGGTGTGAGAACACAGTG GGTGACCAAGGCTTCCCAGATGAATCCAAGGGAAGTGAAAAATCTGATGCTAATAACCTGACAAAAGAACCTCAGATTAAGGAAGGGAGCCAAGTGGTAGCACTCTTCAGTTATGAGGCTACCCAACCAGAAGACCTGGAGTTTCTGGAAGGGGACATAATCCTGGTTTTATCAATGG tgAATGAAGAATGGCTGGAAGGGGAGTGCAAAGGGAAGATTGGCATTTTCCCTAAAGCTTTCGTTGAAGAACGTGCAACTACAGACTTGGAAAGCACTCCTAGAAGGGTCTAG
- the NCF2 gene encoding neutrophil cytosol factor 2 isoform X2, which produces MLYYRIEKYDSAIKDLKEALTQLRGNQLIDYKILGLQFKLFACEVLYNIAFMYAKKEEWKKAEEHLALASSMKSEPRHSKIDKAMECVWKQKLYEPVVIPVGRLFRPNEKQVAQLAKKDYLGKATVVASVVDQDSFSGFAPLQPQAAEPPPRPKTPESFRALEGEAHRVLFGFVPKTPEELQVMPGNIVFVLKKGNDNWATVMFNGQKGLVPCNYLEPVELWIHPQQQSQEETSPESDIPAPPSSGAPGRPQSTPGQKEKEEPKEVKISVPRPYTLKVHYKYTVVMETEPGLPYSQVRDMVSKKLELLPEHTKLSYRPRDSNELVPLSQENMKAAWGQVKNYCLTLWCENTVGDQGFPDESKGSEKSDANNLTKEPQIKEGSQVVALFSYEATQPEDLEFLEGDIILVLSMVNEEWLEGECKGKIGIFPKAFVEERATTDLESTPRRV; this is translated from the exons ATGCTCTACTACCGGATAGAGAA aTATGATTCAGCTATTAAAGACCTTAAAGAGGCCTTGACTCAGCTTCGAGGGAACCAGCTGATAGACTACAAGATCCTGGGGCTACAGTTCAAGCTGTTTGCTTGTGAG GTGTTATATAATATTGCTTTCATGTATGCCAAGAAGGAGGAATGGAAAAAGGCTGAAGAACATTTAGCATTGGCTTCGAGCATGAAGTCGGAGCCCAGACATTCCAAAATTGACAAAGCCATGGAATGTGTCTGG AAACAGAAGCTGTACGAGCCGGTGGTGATCCCTGTGGGCAGGTTGTTTCGACCAAATGAGAAGCAGGTGGCTCAGCTGGCCAAGAAGGATTACCTGGGCAAGGCGACG GTCGTGGCATCTGTGGTGGATCAAGACAGTTTCTCGGGGTTTGCCCCTCTGCAGCCACAG GCAGCTGAGCCTCCGCCCAGACCCAAAACCCCAGAGAGCTTCAG GGCTCTGGAAGGGGAAGCTCACCGTGTGCTGTTTGGGTTTGTGCCTAAGACACCAGAGGAGCTCCAGGTCATGCCGGGGAACATCGTCTTTGTCTTGAAGAAGGGCAATGATAACTGGGCTACCGTCATGTTCAACGGGCAG AAGGGGCTTGTTCCCTGCAACTACCTTGAACCAGTTGAGCTGTGGATCCATCCTCAACAGCAGTCGCAG GAGGAAACTTCCCCAGAGTCCGATATTCCAGCTCCTCCCAGTTCCGGTGCTCCTGGAAGACCCCAGTCAACACCAG gtcagaaggaaaaagaagagccCAAG gaaGTAAAGATCAGTGTCCCCAGGCCCTACACGCTGAAGGTGCACTACAAATACACAGTGGTCATGGAGACGGAGCCTGGGCTCCCCTACAGCCAGGTGCGGGACATGGTGTCTAAGAAACTGGAACTCCTGCCAGAACACACTAAGCTGAG CTATCGGCCTAGGGACAGCAATGAGCTGGTGCCCCTTTCACAAGAGAACATGAAGGCTGCCTGGGGCCAAGTGAAAAACTACTGCTTGACCCTATGGTGTGAGAACACAGTG GGTGACCAAGGCTTCCCAGATGAATCCAAGGGAAGTGAAAAATCTGATGCTAATAACCTGACAAAAGAACCTCAGATTAAGGAAGGGAGCCAAGTGGTAGCACTCTTCAGTTATGAGGCTACCCAACCAGAAGACCTGGAGTTTCTGGAAGGGGACATAATCCTGGTTTTATCAATGG tgAATGAAGAATGGCTGGAAGGGGAGTGCAAAGGGAAGATTGGCATTTTCCCTAAAGCTTTCGTTGAAGAACGTGCAACTACAGACTTGGAAAGCACTCCTAGAAGGGTCTAG